CTTCCTGACCTTTGGGTACCTTGGCGCGACCTAGGTAGAGGTGCATTTTTTGGTTGGCCGAAGGCAGCGCTTCCAGATCGTACGTTCTCATGCGGTTCAGTTCCAGCTGGAAGGCGCATGCCGGTTCCAAGTGACGATAAATGCGATCTTCCTCGAAGTTGTCTCGTGATCGGTAGGTGAAAAATTTGGGGAACTGACGCCtagagaaaggaaaaaaaaagcatttaaTACATCATCGGAATAGTTGATTTTTGTATTGAAATACTTCTTCAAGGCCGCAAATGTTATTCTTCTCACCCTGCGACTGAGCAACTCTTCGCGGTGTTGTGCACAAAACGAGCCGAACAGATGTTGCATGTGTAGGTCATCCATATCACCCGTATCTCGCAACGCAATGCTCAATATGTGAATTGCTTCCGCTGGATGACCTGAGAAAACAAAATCATCAAGATGTATATATGTGATGTTATTTCTCAAGCATAACATGGTACTAAAGCTTCATTCaattagaatccggaatcacaaatacagttgtatctcgggattggttaaaggttcAATCAAATATATTATATCAAAATGCAAATAATTTCttgttcttttcagaaaaaagtatggaaaaaataaaataaagcggccattttattccacgatctctttATGTCTGCGGTATCCCGAGTCACGTTGGGACCGTTCTTCAGTTTCCGCATGTCAATTGATCAATACTTTTCGATTGGGCAAAATTGAGAGTAATTTGGAGCATTTAGGCCTTTTCAATGGTGTTACTGAAGCACCTCTCGACTGTAGTGACATAAGTTTTAAAGAGCCAAATTCTtaacgatgtttttattactgtaTAGGTTAGATAGGGGCAATAAGACCAGGTGGGGCGTTTGGGCTTGTTATTCAACCAATGACACTTACTTCAAACAATTGTGTTAGGAATACTCTTATTGAGTATATTCGTGAAAAccgtattcaaattcaattgttttataAAGATATTGAAAGAAATCCCACACTTACTGATTATCATGAACACCATATCaacaaaatcaataaaatcaGCTTTGTACGCTTCATACTGCAATTTATGACCCTTTATACCAATTCATACTGGTAATATTTCTGAGTGTTTCCACTGATTTATTGCGCTGCACTGCCTTTTCATGTAAAAGATCAGTCCATTTTTATTGAGCGTGAATGTACGGGGCGGAATGGGCATACCTGCTCGGGGCAGGATGAccaggtattttttttaaacataaccTGTAGATATAGCTGTAAAACTTTGTAAAAGCTGTAAAATTCATAGTTGGAAATAGCTAGACGTGGAATCATGGTGCGGAATTACACAAGGACGTCCAATCTTAAAAAGTGGTCACAGACCAGCTTGAAAGCGCCAATCGAAGCAGTGAAAAGTGGTACGACATGCAGCCTTAGTTAATTGTGTCCCGCGAGAAACACTCAAACGTTGTTTACGTTGTGCAGATCCTTTGCAACTCCAGCTGTTCGGGTCATTTTGTAACGTTTTTACATTCAAGATGTGCGGGGAAAGAGGCAGATGAGCGCTATAACTTCAACTGAACGCTGGGTGCTGAGCACGGAATAAAGATTATAGAATCTCCCACAGGACATCCTATGTTGCTATTGTGGGAAACAATTCGGTTCCTCTACGAACGGCGATGGATAGAACCAATGCTATCGATGCCACTCGTGGATACATAACTGCACGGATATTCTCTGTTCCTGCGTAAACTTGCAGTACAAACATTTTGATCagattgttattttttgtacatgcaaactgaatgaaattgaatgaaatatacgtgatagttgcaaaatagaatgaattttccttttataaatttGTTACGTCAATTCCTAGCGAAAATATACTTAAAAGATTGAATCAAAtaacatggtcatattgccccgcATGGTGGCCCATTTTGCCCTGTAGTGCTCTCGATCGACGGAaatgaaacacatttttaaacgtgtaaattttccacataaactattttaaaagcatattcatacaatgtacatcgattaataaattttcaaatcgtGAGGTTTTAACATGTAGTATAATTTATAAATGATCCTACACGATTTAAGACATTTCGTTCTTAGGGGgaccatattgcccctatctaccctataAACATTTTCCTTAATTCTTTGGTTAATAAGGTAGGAAACCGATCAATCGCGGTCGACTTGATTTTAGAAGGAAATTATGACAATGTTGATGATAACATTGAATTCTTAAATCTACTCGTATATCATTTCAATTTATTCTACTGTTAATAGGAAGGGAACCAATTACTCGCAAAGCAAGAAAAGTAGGATATAAGAATATCGCGGCATTCACACACGATGATCGATAgcttcgaagaaaacatatatttgggacatgtaacaTGGTCTAATCGAGCCTAATCTGGCACATTGgcctgtcttcctctggcccgaaggaagttttctaaattcgatctggcgacaagatacacctcgcacgaccaaacaacgtgctcgatgtcgtagtaatcttggccacaaacgcagagttTGTTGACGGCAAAATAatatacgaaagagtagcgcaccTAACGAACAGTCATTGGACATGAGTTAAGAGatggtgcgaataaagtccaaACTTTTGAACCACACCTTTGCGCTGctagttagcgatggtattttaaGGACTGAaggataaaattcattgaaggcgatttgacgctgataaatgtcgccttcaatgtCATAGcatgatcggtttacccaaaagttgaaactTTGATTCTACTGGTCTATGATTCCTAGAAAAGACGTCTATCTCTGTTTTCACCGGGGAGTACTCAATCCCTACGACGGGTACCACTTCATCATCTGCTAGTTGTCTTAGGATACAATTTtctgtaaggcaattgtcaatgtcacttacgtagaagttgtacaaggAAAAAGGTTGAACATGAGTCCTGGGGGAGGttcatgtaggagacccgacttactgccgaatctccacgagaaaaattcaaatgcttCTCGCAAAGCAAGTTATGTAACATGTTATTTAATAGAGATCGCAAACCCCGAGAGTGCAATTTGTCTGAGAGAAACTCTATTGAAACCTAATGAAAGGCTCCCttcatgtccaagaatactgaagccatttgcttTTTTACGGTATAAGCCGTTTacatttctgaagaaagcaacacaCCCTTTGCACCTACAGaatccatattgtgtatctgagagtaggtaatttgtttcaacccatcgatcaaggcgaaacaatataggaggttgtgaccacattgttgacgtagaactacgctgttattttgttactgtcatgcgaaaccaaatcacacatgcaacattttcttggtgagccgatgatagcctagtttgatgattccccaaacaattgtgtagttcagaaccttaatggaatggcgtcagtttgatgtaataattgcaatgccagaaacATCAACGactaagtaatttggtcgcgtccacagctcaatccgaaacgaagacatgtgattacgcaaaacaaggaagaacaagcgatgttcattgcttcgtatctagaacgatactgaaagttttcctcagcgagatccagtatttatgctctaggcaaatattccccctcgttcttcgttcttcttcttcttcttcttctattcTTTGTCCACGGAGAATTGTAATCATTTTCCTTCGTTCACATCTTCTTCTTATATTTTGTTTATGGAGACTTtaaatttccccttcgttgatcgccgataagcTGCTTATTATAGACGACATGGGTAGGGAAGCCCGCAAataataaatgtatgggaagatggaaatgcttctagttttcatcaatttaaatcgtTCACACACAAGTGATTGTAATATAtggcataaaaaacaaatcttagggaatttccgattcgtttggtatgtaaatcgtcaaaatccgttcgcggcaaaaatagttattaacgttaactttatttcataaaaaagttttctgatttggcacgcttaatgaaagacgtagttctacgtcaaaaatatcattttctccaacaatttccgtatacaagactgcattgctattgggcggtacaaaTTGAAGTCGGTCGCGGGTTTTCCGGATTTTTGAATAGCTACTGAATGCTTGAATAGCctgagcaagagagaattctaccatagaaactcggaatcaagattgctttattcgttgaagaacgatttctcatgtttcgagtaactttccctaattttctatagacgttTCGCGTGAAAAATCTCTtatgaaatttcgccaataagcagttttttttacgtccgatcaagtttttaaattgattctcAAGAGCTAAATACGTTCGAAAATTGTCtagggttccacgtttccgaaaagctttaattgTTAATTGAGGTACGTtcgattttttctgataaagcttggaacatcgGCTATCTCACGATGAATTAGGAGACCTCCAACAAATGGTGGAAATTGGGATAGAtatcgtttgagcgcgaaccgcgctgtcatagatcaaacgagaaaaacAGTTATACGCCTAAAAAGAAGCTAAACCatttctggaattgatggctagagcaatcgcttCTACATATTCTTTTCAATCAATGTTTCTTGTGAgatcgtatgccatgtttattgattcagaagaattcaacccattggtggtAGAAATTGTGATtgacaagtgatcactaccgttggaatcctggattacattccaccaacaatctaacgatagtgaatttgAGCAAAAAGACTATAGCCAAACTCTAAAGTGTtgaacaatatttaaaaaaaaaattataccaaGATCAACCTTGACTTAGGAAGGAGTAAGCACATGTCAGCAGCTGCTAAACGCAGCTCTTGGAAATCAATACAAGCTGGTAATACAGAGGCCTTCgcttctgatgtttgcatgacaagcaacaacttcaatctctccaatagatggaaggtcaattctaaaaaatgagtggtacttATTGATCACCTcagtatctgtcatcacggttcaagcgtataatattaaaatcgtttcggacagagcaaaaatatCACAATTAATGTTATGAATTAAGAATTAACCTATCCATTTTATGGATAACTCCACTGTAAAACGGTAATATCTCTgactctatttaaattagacattgAGAGAGAAagtcattgcaaggaggggtcaTGTTTAATCCATTGTTTGTAACGAGAACCTTGATTTTATGTCCATAGCTGCGAATCCCTTGGCAAATCAAGAACCTTCAGGCAAATTTATCAGCGGATAAGAAATTTGCAGTTCTGGTGGTGGccttatagaatttcaggccTGGGATCTGTCTAAActccatcttcacgtacgtttcgtcatccattagCATGTACTTCGTCAAAATcttgttgtacaactttcgagGGCATCTTTTGGCCATCAGATTTTGCTTCAGCGTCCTGTTTGGTTGCTGGCAAGCATGAAAATCACGATGGgtagagttgtttttttttggcgatTTCGTAGTCCGATAGTCCCGGGTTTGTCATAAATgttttcaataccttcaacctCAGTCTCCAATCGTAAGTTCAACTACGATGCGTCCTTTGATTCATCCGAACAACAGTTTTACGTTCACGGATGCGTTTAAGCACATCGTACACGGTCGATTTAGGCACTCTTATTTTAGTACCTGACCACGTCGGATTTTTAGTGTGTGAACACATATTAAATTTCTCCTTTCGGCTTCCATCCAGCATaactttctcaaaacaaaagagaTCAATATGAAATTTTGAGTGTTGAAAGATATAGGTTTTccatacaatttgttgtcaatagatttcagatacgcctactacgaccgctgctataaaTTGATCAGTGATCccggattctaaatgtttcaagctgtacttaCTAGAGGTTCCTTCCGTCTCCGCGGGTCGACTGATAGGCTCCGAAAGGGACACGTTAATTGAGGTACTCATCCGACGATCCGAATCGCCGGCATACATCGCTTCCATCATCTTCGGATTGACGAACGCTGGCGATGCGAAATCCTCAAGCAGGTCCAGAATTTCATCCGAGTACTGCGTGAAATGTTCGAACGAATCGAATGCTGCCATGCAGCCTGTACGCATGAATGAATCCGTGATATTATCAATTTCAGTTCCATCTGGTAGTAACCTGAGAATGTAGAAATAGTATATTCCAACGATTCACACAGAAGAATCAAATCATACTTGTATCGATTCGGATGAGCGGTTGGCAGCAAGAACTGGAAATGAACCAACGGCACCTCTCCGGATAGCTCAAGATGTTGGAGACAAGTGAGGTCATACGAAGTATACGCGCGGCGCACATATACTTCCAACGCAGCATTGCAGACGGCTCGGTTCGAGTGATAGAAGAAGTCATGGAGAATATCGAAGATGGAAGTTTCCGACAGAATCAGACGCTGCAAGTTTTCAGGATGGAAGTCGTGACCATACATATCCACTGCCGAAAGGAAAATCGATTCCATTTGATTGTGCCGCAGTTCATAGGCCGGTTGATGGGCGGCAATCAAAACCTGGCGAGCTCGCAGCGCAACACGGGAATGATCTGCCCGATTCAGGGAAGTCAGTTCACTCAAAGTAGCCGCAAGCTCATCCGTAAGGCCCGGTTCGTTGGCCCATAGATGATCAATTAACAAAGTTACCAGGAGATTTTTCTTCGCCACCTGACTGTGTGAAAAAATTGTTCCCACCACAACGTCCATACTATCCTTGTGCTTATCTCGAATGGCAGCAACGCATTTATCATAGTGTCCATGCTGAAACTGAGATTCCACCGCGTAGTACTGGCGGAGAAGTTCGTGCACAGCTGCCTTCATGCGACCTCGAATTCCGTTGCGGTAGCGCTGTACCAGCTGTACGATTCCTTGCGTGGTTAGGAAGAACACATCCCGATCGGTGCGTTTCTGCAGGGTGGCTGCGTGCATATCGATTACGGAAGCGATTTGCTGGGAAGGAAATTGTGCCAAAACGCTGGTTATGTTGCGCTCGTACAACTGCATCAACTTGCGTATTTTCTTCTCCACGGACAAAGGTATTCGACCAGACATCGAAGCGATGACTTCCTGCAATTCCAGTAACGGGAGCGACGGATCCCGCAAGCTCTGCAtgaatttttcaatgatttctCGCAGTCTCGGTGCGTTGTAGGGATCTGGCAAGCAATAGCCAGCCAGCGTGTTCTCGAGGATTGTTTTGTACGTGGAATGAACGCGGTTCAGCTTCTCGGGAAGTTGGACATTTTCAGGTGGCAACGGCCATGAACTTTTGTAGGGCTGTGCCTTCGTAACCAGCGACGGGTCATCTAGCTCTAGATGTCCAATCAGTGAACCAGCATCCAACACGGCACCAGGGCGACGCACGAAGGAAACCGTCCCGGTTTCACTGGCAGTTAAGGTCATAACCATTTTCATAACTTCTATTTCCGCATATGGTTGGCCTTTGTTAACATGCGCTCCATCTTCAATGAGCAGATTGATGAGCTTGCCAGCCGAAGGTGAACGGAGCAGCGAAGGATCATTCTCCTTTTCGAACACGCATGTCTGATTGCCAATCACGATCCTGTATCGATCTACTTCCTCCTTCATGTAGGTGGTATAACTCGAACCATCCAGAGAGATTAACATTCCACTGTCCGAGAGACGATGAAGTTCAACCTCTCTGAAAGACCCATTCATTACCAAAAAGTACGTATTGGGGCCACTCTTTGCCGCCTGCACCTTGTAACGGACGCCCTCCGAGATTAGCTCCACGTCAATAACATTGGTCAATGTGTTAGCCGCCTGAATCTGCCCCTTTTCCATGGAAATTTTGAAACTTGTGAAGGCATCCGTTATCTTACGATCGGCTATATGCAGAGAACCGCAAACCACGCCGAGAATAATGTCCGGTTTATCGGATTTCACTCGTTCCGCAATCAGAGCGTCCAACCAGGCGGTATCGATAGTGTTATCCAGGAAGCTGTTCGTTTCTAACAGTGTGATCAAATATTCCACAGTCGTTCGGAAATCTCCACGAATCGATAGCTCCTTCAGCGCAATCACCAGATTCTCTCGGGCCTGCTGTCGATTCTCACCCCAGGAGAAACAATGCCCAAACTGTGAGTCGGCGAACTCGTGGAGTCCTCCCGATGCAGCCACGCTAAAATAACCCCAAACATTTTGGCTCGAACGGAAATTCAATTCCTGCACGGTTCCCGAGCTCGGCTTGAAACCTTCGTCCGGATTCTCCGATGTAATTCGCGCTGCGATTACATGTCCACGTGGGCGCGGTTTCGTTGCCGGATCATCAAAGTCGATCACTGATGCACCCCAAGGATGTTCCCCGTACAACAGGCGAATGTCTTTGATTCTGTACAGGGGTATACCCATACCAATTTGCAGCTGGCATGCGGGAAGGTTCACCTCGGCCACCATTTCCGTACACGGGTGCTCGACTTGCAGACGGGGATTCAGTTCGAGGAAGAAATATTTGCCTTCTGCGTCGTACAGGTACTCGACAGTGCCAGCACTCACGTAACCAACCATCTTGGCAAGACGAACGGCTGCTTTCTCCATATCCTCAAACACTTCCGGCTCGGCAATAATCGCCGGAGCTTCCTCGATGATTTTTTGATGTCGTCGCTGGATCGAACAATCACGCCcgaacaaactgattgcattccCGTACTGATCGGCCAGCAATTGAACCTCCAAATGTCTCGCACCACGTGCTAGTTTCATGACAAAAATTGGCGACCCAGGCACCTCAGCCTGCACCTGTCGAAACAAGACAGGGAACTCATCGGGGCTATCCACTCGACGGATACCTTTTCCACCGCCACCTTCCGAAGCTTTGATCATCACTGGGAATCCAATCTTTCCAGCCGCAATCAGCCCCTGTTCGGGAGTGGTAACGCAACCTCGAGCAAAAAGATCACTGGAAATCTTAATCTTCTTCCCGCTATACTGCGCCTTCAGCTCCGATCCCGACCAGGGCAACGTTGGTATTTCCGCCGTCTGTGCCACAATCGACGATGCCACTTTATCGCCCAGAGCCCACATAGCACGCTCCGGTGGTCCCAAAAACACCAAACCCTTCTTGTGCAACATCTCCGGCAGCTTGGGATTCTCCGAGGCATGTCCCCAGCCGGCCCATACGGCCTGCACCTGTGTCCTAAGCGCTATATCCACAATCAGCTCCACATTTGCGTAGTTGTTATTGTTCGATCCCCCCGGCACTGGCACGTAATGGTCTGCCATCTTGATGTACTCGGCGTTCGCTTTGAGGTCCTCCGGGGTGACCATAACGACAAAGCGTACCGCTCGTTCATTCTTGAACATCTCATACGACCAGCGCCGCACCGAACGCATGCATTTGACCGCCGCGATGCCATTGTTGGCAATGAGTACCTAAGTGAGAGAGTAGACCGGGAAAGAAACCGATTAGTTTTGTTTGCACCTGTTAAATATTCTATAACTCGATAATATTTGCTTGGTAATCATTACCGGGCAGCGGTGATTGGGTGTGTGTGATGCGTTGCTGAGTGCTGTGAGCAAAAAAAAGCTATCTGCGTCTTGATCAAGCAACACTGTCAATTACTCTATGAAATACACCGTTGAAACGAGTGTGTTGTGTTGCAGATATTGGCGATTGAAGAGCAATAAGTCGAACAACCTGCATCCCGTAATGAACACGCATTATACTTTCAATCAGCTGTGCGTGACGGAATCAGGCTCGGTTATAATATCACTTTTGTTCGccttataaaaaatcattaaaattaatCGCCTTATAACACGTATAAATTGAAAGACGTATTTGCTTGGAATATTTCGCGCAAGTAAATATACAAGCTCCTAAATTTTGCTATATTTCTATTACCAGTAATTATCAAGATCGGTATGGTTGGCGGGGTGATGGCTGCTTCGGCCGAGAAAACCTGGCAGATATCGGCGAGTTTCATGATGGAAATTAGAGTGTCATTGTGGCGAACTTAACTCCTAACTCCCCTTAACTCCGATATTTTCCTAAGACAAGTCCGACAAGGATTTACTTCAGGCCCCTAGAGCTCGCCAAACTCGGAAGTTATTCCTTATGGTGTTATTCACTCGGAGCGGAAATCTCCAGTCTTTAGTCCCAAACCAAAGATGTTTAGCTTTCCGTAGAAATGTTGGAGTGTGTCAAAGATACGCCCCCTCACCCTGCTGTTTTTTTGCCTCGCAGTTCTAGAGACTATCGCCGCGATAATGGATATATCAAACGGAGGATCCCCTTTACAACGCATACCGCGGCTGTTGATGTTTATGGTAGCAGCCCAGAGATAATACGCAGTGCATTATTTGAAATCGGTAATGGAGGTTTTAAGAGTTTATCTCTGGCCGGGTACGACAATTTGAGACCGTAGGTGAGACGGATGGGTTTGGCTCCTCCTTAGACAGATCGTTCGATGAGGGTTTGAGATGATTTTTAGAATATTTAACTGGATGGCACAGTTCTTCTTCACCTCGCCGAAATGGTGCTGGAAGTTCAGGTTGCAGTCGATAACCACTCCCAGGACTCTACGGCGGGGGAAATGGTTGATGTAAATTTTGACTCGCAATTTGAAACCTTGGTGTTTATGACTGAAGACCGCTCTCATGCGCCGAAAGTTGGAAACCTCATTCGACAAACCATTAATCGATAGCATTGGTAGCTATCTACATTTTGATGCGTGGTGTCCTGTGGGTGTTCTCATATCATCCGCATAGGTGAATACGAACTCTCCCTTTGGTAGTACTCGGAACAGGGTAGGGTGTTTAGGAAGAGGGTGAAGGCTGAGACGGAATCTTGAGGtacatcatttttttcatgaagGTGCCTGGAACTGGTGTTCCCAACTTTTAACTAGAAGGTCAGGTTTGTCGCGAGGTCGCAAGGTCCCCCGAGGTCCCGCCTACCCCCCGGTCTGCCACTGTCTTCATAACTAATGGAATTCAGATTCGGTTGCACCTCTTCTGCAGATCTGGGCCTAATATATCTACCGGCTGCGATTCTTCCTGGTTTCAGTTACCATCTCTCCAAGAGATGCGAAATAGGGGTTTGTGTTTGTGCCCACAAATTGTCGATAGTTCAACTTCCTGTTTTCGGTCAGGTAGGTGACGAACCGTCGGTTCGCTATCCGCTCTAGGGTCTTGAATGTACTGCAGTTTAAGGATATTGGCAGGTATCCTTTCACGGAGCAGATTTTCTGGCCGACTTTGGGGATGGCGGGCACAATGTCTCTATTCCACTGGGAAGTAGTGCTTCAACCAGAGGCCATTGAAGATGTCGAGCGGCGTGGTTTGACCTAACGAGAACAGCGGTTTGACCGTTTTATAACAGTTGCGGTGGGGACCGGTGGCTTGTATATTGATCCATCGTGTCACGCCTAAGTCGCGAACATTCTCTACTCGTTGTAGGTCCGAACCTCTTAACCTTTAGTCGAAAGTTATCGGCTGAACTCTTCT
The Toxorhynchites rutilus septentrionalis strain SRP chromosome 2, ASM2978413v1, whole genome shotgun sequence genome window above contains:
- the LOC129769593 gene encoding acetyl-CoA carboxylase isoform X1; amino-acid sequence: MIYLMLTGVTLFVYIFLDIWWYNRSEPLQKSSTPFAPVIQSQDNASSNQTDNSDSAAENCDTEPPAESQLIITNGNTETEVAIDAVAQQIKRVSFSNANHIFEDNESHLNCNNHTGDHSDSSVDVNTNGMDSGESSGGSGGDRPSFTVGEENQQNELEAKDEFPSTMQNGSLAGYEVNLNEKRRRLRPSMSHGTGLGLERGHERDFVVSTTEEFVKKFNGTRAITKVLIANNGIAAVKCMRSVRRWSYEMFKNERAVRFVVMVTPEDLKANAEYIKMADHYVPVPGGSNNNNYANVELIVDIALRTQVQAVWAGWGHASENPKLPEMLHKKGLVFLGPPERAMWALGDKVASSIVAQTAEIPTLPWSGSELKAQYSGKKIKISSDLFARGCVTTPEQGLIAAGKIGFPVMIKASEGGGGKGIRRVDSPDEFPVLFRQVQAEVPGSPIFVMKLARGARHLEVQLLADQYGNAISLFGRDCSIQRRHQKIIEEAPAIIAEPEVFEDMEKAAVRLAKMVGYVSAGTVEYLYDAEGKYFFLELNPRLQVEHPCTEMVAEVNLPACQLQIGMGIPLYRIKDIRLLYGEHPWGASVIDFDDPATKPRPRGHVIAARITSENPDEGFKPSSGTVQELNFRSSQNVWGYFSVAASGGLHEFADSQFGHCFSWGENRQQARENLVIALKELSIRGDFRTTVEYLITLLETNSFLDNTIDTAWLDALIAERVKSDKPDIILGVVCGSLHIADRKITDAFTSFKISMEKGQIQAANTLTNVIDVELISEGVRYKVQAAKSGPNTYFLVMNGSFREVELHRLSDSGMLISLDGSSYTTYMKEEVDRYRIVIGNQTCVFEKENDPSLLRSPSAGKLINLLIEDGAHVNKGQPYAEIEVMKMVMTLTASETGTVSFVRRPGAVLDAGSLIGHLELDDPSLVTKAQPYKSSWPLPPENVQLPEKLNRVHSTYKTILENTLAGYCLPDPYNAPRLREIIEKFMQSLRDPSLPLLELQEVIASMSGRIPLSVEKKIRKLMQLYERNITSVLAQFPSQQIASVIDMHAATLQKRTDRDVFFLTTQGIVQLVQRYRNGIRGRMKAAVHELLRQYYAVESQFQHGHYDKCVAAIRDKHKDSMDVVVGTIFSHSQVAKKNLLVTLLIDHLWANEPGLTDELAATLSELTSLNRADHSRVALRARQVLIAAHQPAYELRHNQMESIFLSAVDMYGHDFHPENLQRLILSETSIFDILHDFFYHSNRAVCNAALEVYVRRAYTSYDLTCLQHLELSGEVPLVHFQFLLPTAHPNRYKLLPDGTEIDNITDSFMRTGCMAAFDSFEHFTQYSDEILDLLEDFASPAFVNPKMMEAMYAGDSDRRMSTSINVSLSEPISRPAETEGTSSHPAEAIHILSIALRDTGDMDDLHMQHLFGSFCAQHREELLSRRVRRITFAALKKRQFPKFFTYRSRDNFEEDRIYRHLEPACAFQLELNRMRTYDLEALPSANQKMHLYLGRAKVPKGQEVTDFRFFIRSIIRHSDLITKEASFEYLQNEGERVLLEAMDELEVAFSHPQAKRTDCNHIFLNFVPTVIMDPGKIEESVTKMVMRYGPRLWKLRVLQAELKMVIRPTPQSPTTSVRLCIANDSGYFLDIAMYTEVTDPETHVIKFQAYGNRRGPLNGLPISSPYMTKDYLQQKRFQAQSNGTTYVYDIPDMFRQMTERLWKEFSKARPNEDIRMPEKILLVCNELVLKGNTLEEIQRLPGENSVGMVAWRIVLATPEFPDGREIVVIANDLTHFIGSFGPQEDLLFYKASELSRERKCPRIYISVNSGARIGLAEEVKSLFKVAWEDPDEPEKGFKYLYLTTEDYSKIANTTSVRAILIEDEGEPRYKITDIIGKTDGLGVENLRYAGMIAGETSRAYEDVVTISMVTCRTIGIGSYLVRLGQRVIQIDNSHIILTGFAALNKLLGRKVYASNNQLGGIQIMYNNGVTHKTEALDLDGVYTILYWLSYIPNVRGGILPIVSASDPIDRAVGFMPTKAPYDPRWMLAGRVNPANPSEWETGFFDRGTWSEIMEPWAQTVVVGRAKLGGIPVGVIAVETRTVELTIPADPANLDSEAKTFQQAGQVWFPDSSYKTAQAIKDFGREELPLIILANWRGFSGGQKDMYEQIVKFGAYIVDGLREYKQPVIIYLPPNAELRGGAWAVLDPTINPRYMETYADPESRAGVLEPEGIVEVKFKEKDLVKAIQRLDPTCLDLKQKMNDASNNKEVQAELENQIKARVNSLLHVYHTVAVHFADLHDTPERMLEKGCISEIVPWRSSRGFFYWRLRRLLLEEYFIKQILDAQDSLSVGQAQSMLRRWFVEDMGATEGYQWENNEPVVEWLENQKKTDSTVSRNIYAVKKDAIISQIQKALEECPEIAIDAVIGLCQALSPAHRGEVVKTLSQLEFTEKEHT